TTTGATTGAGTTTAAATGGATCAACAAAGGCGTACGCAAATGTGCCTCTTTGCTGGTGGTCGAACCTCGTCTAATCACGGTCAGGCGCAGCATGACTCATCGTTGTGTCGCGATCGTCTGGATCGTACCGTAGCTTTGCTGTTAATCTCCATTGTTCGCTTTGTCACAAAACCAGGCCTTTTCCAAATagtgaaaacaataaaacacgtAACACGAAATGGAATTGATTGTGTGTGCGTCTTTTaatggaatcgaatcgaaacgaacgtAAGTATGGGTTTGCCGAGGAAAGAAAGGATACTCAGCCCAAACGCGTGGGACATTCGATTGGTTCCACAACAAAGTTTCGGATGGTTTCAGACGAAAAGTCTGCGTCTCTGGCGTGGTTTGTTCgctttgtttcaataaaaaaaatgctgtttgttttattaccaaTACactcgttttgctttttattgcTTAAATAACCCGTAATGGTCACTTTCCCCGAAAGGAGATCGAAAAACAGCTGAAACACGTATTCCGCCATCCCCGCGCAAATCGCtgcaaaagtgaaaaaaaatcgaattttgatcaaaatttcCGAACACGGTCCGGGCCCGAAATCTACCAGGGGAGCATGAATCGCTACCCGGCGCAGGTAGCGCAACTCACACTGTATTTCGTGGTGAATCGCTTCGAATTTTTGACACACCGGTTTTCGAGATGAATTACTTATCGTTTTTGGCATACTGTATTTCGAGATGAACTGCAACGAAAAGTATCGTTTTTCgtgatgatttatttcaaacttGAAAAATATCGTTTTCTGCATGATTTATTTCAGATTTGAAAAATCTGGCCGCAGCTGCTGTCATCCGTGCTTGTGACATTTCGACCGGTTcgagcaaaataaaaaacacgccaccgaaaacatTTTGCATCCATCGAAACGTTACGTGAGACGAGGGCAAAAAGAAGACGAGGTTGGAGCGAGAGTTTGACCACTTCGTACGGTTCCGGAGCGCACCGGCCACAGCCTGCCTGCGATGTCGTCGTTCGACCTGAAGAATGAAAGCGACGTGAAGGAGTACCTGGAGAACCTTGGCGTAGAGTATCGGTTCGGATGTTACTCGGAGAAAAAACCGGAAGGTACGGTCACGCAGCAAACTATGGCCGCTTCTCTCACGCCAACCGGCcgttctgttttgtgtttcgcttaCAGTCTGCCACCTGCTCGGTGATTATCTCGAGGGCATTCGGAAAGACTTCGAAAAGGCCGCCAAAGTGTACCGATCGAACTGTGACGACTACAACTACGGCAAGAGCTGCCTCAAGTACGGCAACTACAGCTTTCTGGGCAAGGGGCGCGCCTCGGAGAAGGGTGATCCGGCGAAGGCGTACAGTTACTACGAGAAGGGCTGCACACTGAACGATCCGGACGCCTGCTTGCACagtgggctgctgctggtgtcaAAGCTGATGCCGAAGGAGATCCCGCGGGACGTGTCGAAGGGATTCGAGCTGCTAAAGAAGAGCTGCCAGATGAACAATGCCGGCGCATGCTTCTACCTGTCCGGGATGTACATCTCTGGCGTGCTgaaggacgaaacgaaacgagaacCGACCGCCGCGGCGTCACACGCCGACgagacggcggcgacggcgacggcgaaagcCAATGAGAGTCAGCCTCCTGCCACGAACCGGCTTCCGGCCAGCGCGTACGTCGTCGAGCGGGACATGGAGAAAGCGTTCGAGTTCGCGTACAAGGCGTGCGAGCTGCGCAATATGTACGCCTGTGCCAACCTCAGCCAGATGTACGCCAAGGGCGACGGGACGGCTCGGGACGAGAAGAAGGCGGAAAAGTTCAAACAATTGGCCCTCGAGATGCAGGACGAGGTgaagaagcaacagcagctcacATTCCAACAGGGTCTCAACCCGACGTAAAGTGACTGACGCATCCGTGCGCCTCGGCAAGAGCCATTTAGAGTTTGTTACTGTTTGCCCACGCCCGTCGTCCCCGGTGGCCGTAGCAAAAGCTTTTCGTTGCCCTTTAGAGTGAGTtagtgttttagttttcgCGTGAAAGTTTgtacagagacagagagagcgagagaaagaccACAGAACCAGCTGGAAGAGCGGAATAAATGTTGTTTCGTTGTGACAAAGCAGGCGTGCGTTCTCTTCTACTGGACTACTAGATTGAGCCGCGATGGGTTCGCTTGGTCCAAGGAGGCTACGTACCACCCAGGCATTTCTCAATCTGTCCCGCTGTTGCAggccggcccaccaccatctAACGTGCTAAGAgaattgtttctttattttgcttcTTACTTCGAGTGGAAAGTCCTGTATCCGCTCGTGGCAACACCTCCGGCAGAAGGTGGCACCGTAGAAGAAGCTGCAATCGGGCGCTTTACACACCGGCTGCCGGCATAGGTGGCAGTCGGCACCGAGCACCAGAAAGTACTCGCACGGCGGCTTGTCAGGTACGgcgtgcggtggtggcgcaaaTGGGTCACGCATCACGTAACACTCTTCCGCCAGCTCTATCAGCTtcccggcgaacggtggccgccgtccgTGGTAGTCACATTGTTCGCTCAAATCGCACAGCCCACATCGGAACGCGATCGACGCAACGTCTGTGGCCGCTGAGGACGTTGCATTGCTAGATTCCGCGCCTGCTGTCGCCATCACCGGTGCCTTGCTGGTCATCTGCCGGAGAGGAAATTTCGGGGAGGTGTAACAATAAATCGCTAAGCTACAACATGGTGAGGAAGATTTTGCGCCTAAGAGCGTGCGTTCAGTTCGTTTGGCCACCAGAAGGGTTTCTTGGTACGGCACGGGATAGTCGCGGGGATGCCAGGGACGGTTAACGCTAGTGTGGTGCCCGTTAAAACTTTCTCGACGCGCAGCAAGGCCATCCCGTGGCCCGCTATGTAGCCTCTCAGTTTCCCGACTACAGCCCCATCTTCATTTTTGATCTCCGCTTCACgcagcacttccggtgggaTGCCTTCCAGCGCTTGCAAGCCATCGGTGAACTGCACCGGCATCAAGCGCTTCCGTATCACGCCCGTATGGTAGGTGCGGGCCGTCAGTTCTTGCCCAATGTAGCAACCCTTGTGGAAGCTTACGCCGTGCAGGAAATCACAGTTACACTCGAGCGGAAAGCATTTTCCGTCGGGAAGGTTCGTTTCTCCTTCGCCGACACCGAGCGAGTATCGGAACGGTGTGTACTGCGGATCGGTCGCGATAACTCCCGGAACGAGTTCCAACAAGCGATCCATCGATGCGGCTTGGGTATCGTCGCGGATCAGCGCACGATAACCGAGCCTCGGCAGACGTGGGTCTTTGTACAGATTCACACGGTCCTCATCGGGCCGGTCACCGGTTGTAATGTCCCCGTCCAGCGTCACCACCCGCTGTTCGTCACTGTCGGGGACAAAGGCGACCCACGGTTGATACGTTTCTTCCGCCAACACCGTGACCTTCTTTCGCAAGCGGTACAATTTCAAGTGTTTCTCTAACCGTGGCGCTACCTCTCGGTCACATTCGAGCAGAAAGTCCgtggcaggagcaggagcTGCCGGATGTCGGAAGATGAGTGCATCACAAAACACACGGCCATTCACGCGGAGAAACATGGCGTACAGTGACCGCGAGTGTTCAAAGTGGCGCATATCGTTCGTCATCAGTCCCTGCAGAAAGCTGACGGAATCCGTCCCGTGGACACGCACGAACGACCGATCGCGCAGTGGTTCCAGTGCGAACGGTTTCGACGGTCCCTCGGGTTGCGTTGGTGACGACGACAGCGTTCGGTGCGGTAACAGTTTAAACCCGGTCAAAGTGGCCAGTGCGTGCGGAGTGCCAGTGGCAAGCGTCCATCGTCGGAGCAGCATGACTCACTAAATTTTCGTCTCCCCAagcgaaacaatgttttcacGTCTCAAACTATGAACTCACTTTCCTTGTGCCGTAACTATCAAAGAACCGGTCGCGaaacaaacgtaaacattGCGCGACCATTTTAACAGCTGCCAAAAGGTGTTTGAGAAGTTGTATTCTGTAAGATGGTAAGGCCAACTGATGGCTGGTCGTGTTTGAGATTCTTTTGCTAAAAGaaattctccgattttcataccaattctccgattttcatactaattctccgattttcataATTCTCCGATTTTAATCGTCTTACTGTCTTAGAGTCTTAGAAAAACGATTGCCAAGCCGTTTCGCGGCTCTTTCGGCTGTCACGCCAAACGTCAACAAACGTGATTATTAGTTCTCGTGCCGATCGCTTGTTTGGTATGTTAGTTCCCGTTACAGCGTAGAAACTCGCCTTCCAGCTTGTTTCGGCAACCCGTTATTTTCATGCAAACCCTCCCAACACATACCGAAACAGCAACGCGTCACCTCCAATAATGTCGGACGCGAAAAGCAGCGAATATGCGATTTTGTACATCCCCACCGCCACAGTCACCggccccagcagcaccaccatcgcacCGCACCCACCATCGCAGAtggacgacgacaacgagtaCGATTATTTGATTCCGAACATCCGTGgcctcagcagcaccaccgccaccgccacagtAACCGgcctcagcagcaccacagcCACAGTAACCGGCCCCAGTACCGCCACCGTCACAGTCACCGgcctcagcagcaccacagcCAACAGTAAATTAGTGTTCCCGATAGACAACGCTGTTGAGTTGTGTAGGTTGGGAGCAGAACAGGATGAAAGACCGGTAGAATTATTTGCGGCTCTTGTCGGCGTTATTGCGGTCGGTTTtgcgaaaaaggggaaaaactTGAAGAACTTGAAAGGGGATAAgctgttgaagaaaacgatCAATTTCTTCCTCACAAACGAATTCCTCAGCACTTGTGTGTGGGCTTccccaaaccaaaaaaaacccaacgccaTATCGTACCACGTTTCAGCGCTCAATGCCCTATATAAAGCACATAAGCATTTCGACAAGACTTACGAGTTCTCCGACTTCGAGAAGCAAATGCGCCGGTTCGTGAGCAAGACGCGAGTCAAGTAAGTTAACAAGTAAACAAGTTAATTAATAACAAGTTCggtattaatattttattaattttttttttatatttatattttatttgtttttaggtAGGTGGTCgtggaagaggaagaggaggaggaggtggagGATTAATTACGCCATCAGCTGTCGCAGATTTGGATTTGGTCGCagatcattatcattattatcattatctaACTTCTTTTCTCTTGAATTGCCTTACCTTGTTTCCTAGTATTTCTTTTCCTAGTTCTTTTAAAAAATTcttctaattctaatttttaATTCGCGAATTagcgaataaataaaaaaaaatttaaaaaaagctaaaaatcttttctttttaaagttgaccaaaaataaaatacagaTTCGTTAAACAATGTTTCATTGGGATAAAATGGCGCTGCTTTCATTTTCAACAACCAGGAAATCGGCATAATCGTTGAAGGAGAGTTTTTGCTTTAGCAAGCCAAACGTCAACGGCCGCGGCAAGTCCAACATTAGACAGCTGAAGATCAGAGCATTGAAGAGGaaatcacaacaaaaaacgagtTGTTGGTTTGAGTTAAAAGTGGTTGTTCCataataattaaatacaaattaaataCTGAACTTATTGTTGCCTGCGATGAGTAAAAGTCGCAGTATGGGCGAAATTAGGGAGGACGGATTGAACGAACTAGCAGCGTCCGAGTTGGAGAACTTGGTGTTTTCGGATATATGTCGCTGTTGTATGGCGAGCAAACCACGCATGAAACAGCTTTTCTCGATGAACCTGGACAAAATGCTGTGCGCCGTAACGGGGATTAAAGCGGTCCCGAGCGACGGTTTACCGGTGCAGCTTTGCATACCGTGTGTGCTGGAGATTCGGAGGGCACACTTCTTCAAGTTGCAGTGCGAAACAACGGAACAGAAGCTCCGCGGTTACTTGAACCAGTCGATATTTCTGAATGCGATGGAAAACGAGTTCCAGCCGGAAACGgaccaaacggaaccggaccAGAGGGATCAACTGATCCCGGTAGTGCTGGCAAAGGCAAAGGCGGCTCGGCCAACGGGGAACCGTGGCGGAGCGGATCAACAAGCGCAACTAGCAGCAGTTCCATCGCAGGTCACCACGCAGTTGGCCGTGAAAGCGAAGCCCGGCAGCGATTACACCGAAAATGAAACGGTGGCAGTTGGCGTGAAGGAGTGCCCGAAGTGCTTCAAGTGGttcgaaacggagaaaaaaatgaaacgccaCTTGCGGATACACCTCACCGAACGGCCGCACCAGTGCACCGAGTGCGACATGTCGTTCGTGGAGAAGTCCAACCTGAGTAAGCACATGCGGAAGCACACGGGTGAGCTGCGCAACTTGGGGTACAAGCCGCACCTCTGTCCGGAGTGCGGCAAATCATTCAAATACTCCACCTCCCTGTCCCGGCACAAGCGCATGCACACGAAACGCAACGTATTCACCTGCCCCGTTTGCGACAAGTTCTACCTCGAGCAGAACACCCTGAACGTCCACATGCGGACGCACACGAAGGAGCGGCCATTTTGCTGCGGCATCTGCGACAAGCGGTTTTCGCAAAAACCCAACTTGGTCCggcacgaacgcacgcacacgggtAAGGATTCGGGGGCCTCCATTTTGCTTGTCCCTTGCACTCATTTGActccttttcctttctcctGCATTAGGCGAAAAACCCTTTAGCTGTGACCAGTGCTTCAAGGGATACTCGCAGAAGAGCTACCTGGTGGTGCACAAACGAATCCACGCGAGGGAAAAGCCGTTTGACTGTCCGGACTGCACGATGGCTTTCGTTTCGCGGAACGCGCTGATGCGGCACCAACGCTCGGCGTGTTCGGTTCACCCGTATCGCTGCACTCTGTGCAAGAAAACCTTCCGTTACAAGAAAAGCTTGCGTGTTCACCGGCAGAACCATCTGCTCGAGAGTCCGCATGTTTGCAAGTACTGTCCGGTGCGCTGTATAAGTTTGAAAAAGCTACAAATCCACACCAAAAAGTTTCACGCCAAGGATCATATAGCTGGCTCGGGGTCGGCCGTAAAAGCCAATTACAGGAATAGGGCCCACAAACGAGATGCAAACATGCAATCGGAAGGCGAGGAGGCGTACGAGATAGAGGAAAACATCGATGCAGACTGTGCGGAAACTGGGCGTGCGGTGCAAAGTTCCGAATGTAGCGCAGCGAACGGCGGCGAAACTGTTAGTTATGACGAATACGAATACGACGAGGATAGCTACACAATTGAATACGTTGACACGACCGATCCGGAGATGAAGAAGGAACCACTGTTGGACATCCAAATCATGAATCCTAGCGAGGAAGGGTCCGACATAGAGCAGTGAAGACAAATTGCGCCAAGTTTGtcgtatttttcttttgtgtaCGTGATGAACGTCTGAAACTTCAAACGTCAAATGCGGAAAGAATATTGTACGGAACAAGTAAATACAGTGTTAGAACTTGACTATTCATGATTATTCAGTTTACGCctattccttttttctctgaTCCTTTGGTCCGTAGATTGCTCCTCATACGTTCAACAGCATCTGAAAGGGAAGGAAGGGTAACAATCTTAGTTTGCTACAGATTTGGATCTAGTGAGCTGCGCAATGAAGCTGCGAAACAATAAAGTCTATGATTCAACTGACGCCAATGAATCATGGCAGCGGAGTAAACGTTCTTCGAAACCAAAGGTCAAAACTGCAGAAAATCCAGCTGTTCCAACAATGGTCCTCGACGAAAAAGCCTGTCCAGTCACAGAGCTACAGGATTGCCGGCATTTGTCGACATCCGATGCAACCGCTCCCGAAATAATGGGCCACTCTGGCAAAAGAAGAATTCCCGCCAGCGGCGGTCATctgaaaaagaaaccgaagaGAAAACAGGTGAAAAAGAATAGTGTCCCGAAAGAACTAACAAGAACAATCGACGTCGCTGAAAAAGTCTGTCCAGTAACACAGGATTCACCAGCAGTTAAAGATCCAGAGATAATGGACCATCTCGACGGAAGATGGATTCAGAAGGTGATGGGTGATGTGGAAAGCGTTGAGAGTCAACCACCGAACGTATCGGAGCCCAGCAAAGATGCTGCTGTTAAGTCGAATGGCGGAGGTAATTGTAAACTTCGGCTTCTCCATCGGTACATGATATGCGAATGGTTCTATTGCGACATGGACCGCAGCCTACTGGGCCGGGAGTGTAAAGTAGACACAATGGAGGCTCTGCTTCAGCGTTTCTACCCCGGACTTTGCAATCGCCAGCTGAATCGAGCAACGTGGGGTAGGATCCGCAGATCATTGTACAAGGAGCCCACCATCAATCTGCCGCGCCGCTGCTCCTCGGCGTTCTTTAAAAGACAACGCGAGTATCTAAACGTTGGGCGAAACAAGATCCGTGCCATACAAGCATTACGCACCGCACGCAGCGCACCGACACTCGAATATCTAGATGGTGATCTCCCCTCGGTTCTGCCGCCATCCATCGAAACGCAAGCCACGGTCAGAGCACACCTTGATACGGACGGACACTATGGTGTCTTCGAAGGAACCGTTACGAACGTTGCCTTCGATAACTTATGCAGTGCGTTGTATACCGTAAGCTTTGTGAATCCGAGCATCGGGGTAAAGGTTGTTCCAGATACTCACATTTCACAGGTATGTTGCAAACAGGACCTATTTCCAATAAACATTTCATCAAACCAATTCCTAATTATAATGCCTTTATTCACAGACCTTACCGACCGGTTCTGCCAGTTTCCAGCAGTGCAGCAATCCGAGCGAACATGCCGTAGTGTGGGTGCCAAACACTGTTCCGAATCTTATGGCACTAATGCATCAGGATCTGGCAGAACAAGATGCTACCCTTGCGGAGCTGCAAAATCTTCGCCACCAGATTGCGGCTCAAGAGGCCCTAGGAAACAGTAGTCGCCCCCGAGATCACCATGAGTTAGTAAAGAGCTACGAGAACTGTCTGCAACAGGTGCAGTCACGCGGTCGCTCTTTGGCTAATCAACTGGGAACTATGGGCACACTGTATGGCAAGTCGGTGCCAAAGGACGGCGGGGGCACCTCACTGAACATTGCGGATGCTTTGCAAGACAAGAACGTGGAAGAAATTGCGCAGAGACTTTGCAGCCAACCGGATGTTGGCGCGATCGCATGTCGCACCCGTTGGAACAATACTGTTGGTCTGCTGCATAGTGTTCCGGCCCGATTCCACGCTCTTCGCGAACAGATAGAATCAAAATTGAATGCCTCCAAGTAGAAGAGAGCAATTTTCTTTGCACATTCACTTTTCCCACTTTGACCTGGTGAACTCAGGCGAATTTCCTTAATAAAAtcttttcattcgtttcatattttttggACTTTTTATCGCAACGCAACAGGGCGCCATTTCTTTATTAATATTCTACGATTTCGATTCCTTCGTCTGCTGTTACTCGATGAAAATCATTATATACCCTTAAACCCACAACCCGGAACGGAGCCATgattcaaaaaagaaaaaaaactcacacaCATTAGTTCAGTCGTTCATAGTTTGTTGTCCCTCTCGGAGCCACGACAGCTGGTACGCGGTTGACGAAAGCTGTCTCCTTGATCCGTCTGTTGCGTAGATAATTTTGCGCCACAAACAGTTGAGTCAAAAGTGAGGGAGAGTCAGATTGATAGTGCTTTGAATGTCTCGTTGGAGGAAACAAAGGAAGGGGGTAAGGCTAAATAAAGAGCAAATGCAAGCCTGTGAGGCAATCCGGTTCTTCCGGTTTATCCTAGCTTCAGAAACAGTCCCGAAGTCGCTTTCGTTTTGTCGCCGTTGGCGGCCCTGAGTTCGTCCAGCACCAGCTGCCGGTTGAAGCCCATCGATTCCAGCTCGACCACGTCCATCTCGGTGAAACGATCGGTTGGCAGCAGCGTGAGCGGTATTTCCTCCGTCACCGCGGACGCTAATACCGGCACGTTCGTCACTGGGGCCGCTGTGTCTTGCT
The nucleotide sequence above comes from Anopheles bellator chromosome 1, idAnoBellAS_SP24_06.2, whole genome shotgun sequence. Encoded proteins:
- the LOC131214015 gene encoding cytochrome c oxidase assembly factor 7 homolog, with amino-acid sequence MSSFDLKNESDVKEYLENLGVEYRFGCYSEKKPEVCHLLGDYLEGIRKDFEKAAKVYRSNCDDYNYGKSCLKYGNYSFLGKGRASEKGDPAKAYSYYEKGCTLNDPDACLHSGLLLVSKLMPKEIPRDVSKGFELLKKSCQMNNAGACFYLSGMYISGVLKDETKREPTAAASHADETAATATAKANESQPPATNRLPASAYVVERDMEKAFEFAYKACELRNMYACANLSQMYAKGDGTARDEKKAEKFKQLALEMQDEVKKQQQLTFQQGLNPT
- the LOC131209041 gene encoding cysteine-rich DPF motif domain-containing protein 1, with the protein product MTSKAPVMATAGAESSNATSSAATDVASIAFRCGLCDLSEQCDYHGRRPPFAGKLIELAEECYVMRDPFAPPPHAVPDKPPCEYFLVLGADCHLCRQPVCKAPDCSFFYGATFCRRCCHERIQDFPLEVRSKIKKQFS
- the LOC131209021 gene encoding putative transferase CAF17 homolog, mitochondrial: MLLRRWTLATGTPHALATLTGFKLLPHRTLSSSPTQPEGPSKPFALEPLRDRSFVRVHGTDSVSFLQGLMTNDMRHFEHSRSLYAMFLRVNGRVFCDALIFRHPAAPAPATDFLLECDREVAPRLEKHLKLYRLRKKVTVLAEETYQPWVAFVPDSDEQRVVTLDGDITTGDRPDEDRVNLYKDPRLPRLGYRALIRDDTQAASMDRLLELVPGVIATDPQYTPFRYSLGVGEGETNLPDGKCFPLECNCDFLHGVSFHKGCYIGQELTARTYHTGVIRKRLMPVQFTDGLQALEGIPPEVLREAEIKNEDGAVVGKLRGYIAGHGMALLRVEKVLTGTTLALTVPGIPATIPCRTKKPFWWPNELNARS
- the LOC131209031 gene encoding uncharacterized protein LOC131209031 is translated as MSDAKSSEYAILYIPTATVTGPSSTTIAPHPPSQMDDDNEYDYLIPNIRGLSSTTATATVTGLSSTTATVTGPSTATVTVTGLSSTTANSKLVFPIDNAVELCRLGAEQDERPVELFAALVGVIAVGFAKKGKNLKNLKGDKLLKKTINFFLTNEFLSTCVWASPNQKKPNAISYHVSALNALYKAHKHFDKTYEFSDFEKQMRRFVSKTRVK
- the LOC131216229 gene encoding zinc finger protein 771-like; protein product: MSKSRSMGEIREDGLNELAASELENLVFSDICRCCMASKPRMKQLFSMNLDKMLCAVTGIKAVPSDGLPVQLCIPCVLEIRRAHFFKLQCETTEQKLRGYLNQSIFLNAMENEFQPETDQTEPDQRDQLIPVVLAKAKAARPTGNRGGADQQAQLAAVPSQVTTQLAVKAKPGSDYTENETVAVGVKECPKCFKWFETEKKMKRHLRIHLTERPHQCTECDMSFVEKSNLSKHMRKHTGELRNLGYKPHLCPECGKSFKYSTSLSRHKRMHTKRNVFTCPVCDKFYLEQNTLNVHMRTHTKERPFCCGICDKRFSQKPNLVRHERTHTGEKPFSCDQCFKGYSQKSYLVVHKRIHAREKPFDCPDCTMAFVSRNALMRHQRSACSVHPYRCTLCKKTFRYKKSLRVHRQNHLLESPHVCKYCPVRCISLKKLQIHTKKFHAKDHIAGSGSAVKANYRNRAHKRDANMQSEGEEAYEIEENIDADCAETGRAVQSSECSAANGGETVSYDEYEYDEDSYTIEYVDTTDPEMKKEPLLDIQIMNPSEEGSDIEQ